In the genome of Carassius carassius chromosome 47, fCarCar2.1, whole genome shotgun sequence, one region contains:
- the LOC132130632 gene encoding endosialin-like — translation MGNRTVGKCCAAYPCLFFGLLYLYWYEGVIRQSLQEQNIMCNAEGCYSIHLQRNNFLDSWRSCKDKGGNLATIKGPEEASMIHDLLSSGIRSHSRPKIRLWIGLQRQPRQCSVKSPLRGFTWITGDQETQYTNWQHDGLDSACAAHRCVVISYNTAKKRGNGKNNFKWVDGSCVVDVEGFLCRYTHHGMCPALQKEGGAPAVYTTPFELTSTVLTHIPIGFVATLPCPDGDKEDQSVMCMMREDRSVGWSKDAPLCTDTPMDWCKQDNGGCEHYCVNSDTHYYCECSENYVLEKDGKTCKLVDPCYSVNCEFECESTPQGHRCKCPEGYLLSADNQKCVDVDECLQKPCQQECVNAPGTFECRCNEGFLPSEFGECVDVDECMEKKCVHICENLPGSYMCHCPDGFSPHKEDPEKCEDIDECKREICEQVCRNYNGGFECLCKEGYMLQEDKYLCRPVNENKSLTVSPTVEWHPTYLSWSTEKTEERDVTTQTSNSPSSNFLMMHLRKEISIATGDKVGVRSSGNKRLSEASDSVTLTPPTSQISEYTLASETKQPPDDRKKHDKSWLIVALLVMLCVFAVVILALGIVYCTSWAVETRRLSPLNHPQA, via the exons atGGGAAACAGGACTGTTGGAAAATGCTGTGCTGCATATCCCTGTCTTTTCTTCGGACTTCTGTATTTGTATTGGTATGAGGGAGTCATTAGACAAAGCTTGCAGGAGCAAAATATCATGTGCAATGCTGAGGGATGCTATTCTATTCATCTCCAGCGCAATAACTTCTTGGATTCCTGGAGGAGCTGCAAGGATAAAGGGGGGAACCTGGCTACCATTAAAGGACCAGAAGAAGCTTCCATGATCCATGACCTCTTATCGTCAGGGATCAGAAGTCATTCCCGGCCCAAAATCAGGTTGTGGATTGGCCTTCAGCGACAGCCTAGGCAGTGCTCGGTCAAGAGCCCTTTGAGGGGCTTCACCTGGATCACTGGGGATCAAGAAACACAGTATACGAACTGGCAACATGATGGCTTAGACAGTGCTTGTGCTGCTCATCGATGTGTGGTCATTTCCTACAACACAGCTAAAAAAAGAGGCAACGGCAAGAACAACTTCAAATGGGTCGATGGATCTTGCGTAGTGGACGTGGAAGGTTTCCTGTGCCGCTACACCCACCATGGGATGTGCCCAGCTCTTCAGAAAGAAGGAGGGGCCCCTGCAGTCTACACCACCCCATTTGAACTGACAAGTACTGTTCTTACTCACATCCCTATTGGTTTTGTGGCAACTCTTCCTTGTCCCGATGGTGACAAGGAAGACCAGTCAGTGATGTGTATGATGAGAGAGGACAGAAGTGTTGGATGGTCAAAGGATGCACCACTCTGCACTGACACTCCGATGGACTGGTGCAAACAGGACAATGGTGGCTGTGAGCACTACTGTGTGAACTCAGATACCCATTACTACTGTGAGTGCTCTGAGAATTATGTTCTGGAAAAAGACGGAAAAACCTGCAAGCTCGTGGATCCCTGCTACAGCGTCAACTGCGAGTTTGAGTGCGAGTCCACTCCTCAGGGACATCGCTGCAAGTGCCCTGAGGGGTACCTCCTGTCTGCTGACAATCAGA AATGTGTGGATGTGGATGAGTGCTTGCAAAAACCATGCCAGCAGGAATGCGTCAATGCACCTGGTACATTCGAGTGTAGATGCAACGAGGGCTTCCTTCCATCTGAGTTCGGAGAATGTGTGGATGTGGATGAATGCATGGAAAAAAAATGCGTTCATATTTGTGAGAACTTGCCTGGTTCCTACATGTGCCATTGTCCTGACGGATTCTCTCCACACAAAGAAGATCCAGAGAAATGTGAAGATATCGATGAGTGTAAAAGAGAAATTTGCGAGCAGGTGTGCAGAAATTATAATGGTGGATTTGAGTGTCTTTGTAAGGAGGGTTATATGCTGCAAGAGGACAAATACTTATGTCGGCCAGTCAACGAGAATAAATCACTAACAGTTTCCCCAACAGTAGAATGGCATCCAACTTACCTGAGCTGGTCGACAGAGAAGACAGAGGAAAGAGATGTGACCACCCAAACTTCAAACTCACCTTCATCAAACTTTTTGAT GATGCACCTAAGGAAGGAAATATCAATAGCAACTGGTGATAAAGTGGGTGTAAGGTCTTCAGGAAACAAAAGACTCTCAGAGGCTTCAGATTCTGTCACGCTCACTCCTCCAACATCACAAATATCAGAATATACACTGGCATCAGAAACAAAACAGCCTCCCGATGACAGGAAGAAACATGACAAAAGCTGGCTGATTGTGGCACTGCTGGTAATGCTATGTGTTTTTGCAGTGGTCATATTAGCGTTAGGCATTGTTTATTGCACAAGTTGGGCTGTAGAGACACGGAGACTGTCACCGCTCAACCACCCCCAAGCCTAA